Proteins encoded in a region of the uncultured Paludibaculum sp. genome:
- a CDS encoding TonB-dependent receptor, with protein MFRLFTISCLAALCVFAQGARTQSLSGHVLDPSAAAVPGATVRLYNRDSSFLRTAVADAQGAYRLDDVPAGEFLLEGRTGGLDQVSAVSVTVEPGKDQTVDLKLDIRGLASRVLVTATANPVSTAESGKAMDVVDSGEMARRQVITFPEAIKLTAGLRVQQLGGPGSFTRILTRGLRATDTGVLIDGMRLRDPASVQGDATAFLGDMQLIATDRVEVLRGLGSSLYGTNATAGVINMVTDQGGGALRGELTGEGGGLGLFRGMARVAGGMKNDKFQYSAGLAELNVNGGVDGIENVRNTSGLGYALWRPSASTSLSGRVWGTAATVGINSNPQAAPLANLPSSTVIPAIPLAADQARLADAGLPFSWGTATFAPNLYDPDSRRVGLVVSSLLSWNQQVSQRFNYRVNYQSVNSNRDNRNGPAGSGYQSLYNSSSIFAGRLDTIQARADWVLAKWNVLSGGYEFERESYENPSTDENPDPAQRVDARASATQRSHSAFFTDQFRLLSDRLQVNLSGRFQGFQLSKPVFEGGTPLYQGATFGAPPNAYTGDVAISYFVPSSSTKLRAHAGNGFRSPTLYERLGSSFYFGSFSALGDPRLRPERTVSADFGVDQYFANSRYRVSASYFYTRLQEVIGYAGLVNDPYGRWGGYVNMGGGLARGVELSGEARPYRSLTLSSSYTYTNADERNSSLIGGSLRAIRVFPQMFTAVATQQVTRRTLVTLSFLGASDYISGSFFVGSGNRPYQFDGPRKLDLAASYTLPLGERTSLRFFTRVENLTNQRYFEDGFRTPGIWATGGLKLAF; from the coding sequence ATGTTTCGCCTTTTTACCATTTCCTGTCTGGCGGCTTTGTGTGTCTTCGCGCAAGGTGCCCGCACTCAGTCTCTATCGGGCCACGTGCTCGATCCTTCCGCCGCCGCCGTGCCCGGCGCCACAGTCCGGCTGTATAACCGCGACAGTTCTTTTCTGCGGACGGCCGTCGCCGACGCGCAAGGCGCATACCGGTTGGACGATGTGCCGGCGGGCGAGTTCCTGCTGGAGGGCCGCACCGGCGGTCTGGATCAGGTGAGCGCCGTCAGCGTGACTGTGGAACCCGGCAAGGACCAAACCGTCGATTTGAAGCTGGATATCCGCGGCCTGGCGTCGCGGGTGCTGGTGACGGCTACGGCGAATCCGGTGTCGACAGCGGAATCGGGCAAGGCCATGGATGTGGTGGACTCCGGCGAAATGGCGCGGCGGCAGGTGATTACCTTCCCGGAGGCGATCAAGCTCACCGCCGGATTGCGCGTGCAGCAGTTGGGCGGGCCGGGTTCCTTTACGCGAATTCTCACGCGCGGGCTGCGGGCGACCGATACGGGTGTGCTGATTGATGGCATGCGGCTGCGCGACCCGGCCAGCGTGCAGGGCGATGCCACCGCGTTTCTGGGCGATATGCAGTTGATCGCTACCGATCGGGTGGAGGTGCTGCGCGGGCTGGGGTCCTCGTTGTATGGTACGAATGCGACGGCGGGTGTCATCAACATGGTGACGGACCAGGGTGGCGGCGCGCTGCGCGGCGAACTGACGGGCGAGGGCGGCGGGCTGGGTCTTTTCCGGGGCATGGCGCGCGTGGCCGGCGGGATGAAGAACGACAAGTTTCAGTACAGCGCGGGGCTTGCTGAGTTGAATGTAAACGGTGGCGTGGACGGCATCGAGAATGTCCGCAACACCAGCGGGCTCGGCTATGCGCTGTGGCGGCCTTCCGCCAGCACGTCGCTTTCCGGGCGTGTGTGGGGCACCGCCGCGACGGTGGGCATCAACTCCAATCCCCAGGCGGCTCCGCTGGCGAACCTACCGTCATCGACGGTGATTCCGGCGATTCCGCTGGCGGCTGACCAGGCGCGGCTGGCGGACGCAGGGCTGCCGTTTTCGTGGGGCACCGCCACATTCGCTCCAAACCTGTACGACCCCGATAGCCGGCGGGTAGGCCTGGTGGTTTCCTCGCTGCTGAGCTGGAATCAGCAGGTGTCCCAGCGCTTCAACTACCGGGTGAACTACCAGAGTGTCAACTCGAATCGCGATAACCGGAATGGTCCGGCGGGCTCGGGTTACCAGTCGCTTTATAACTCGTCGAGTATCTTCGCGGGGCGGCTGGACACGATTCAGGCACGGGCGGATTGGGTGCTGGCGAAGTGGAACGTGCTGAGCGGCGGGTATGAGTTCGAACGGGAATCCTATGAGAACCCATCAACGGACGAGAATCCGGATCCGGCACAGCGGGTGGATGCCAGGGCGTCGGCCACGCAGCGCAGCCACTCAGCGTTTTTCACCGATCAATTCCGGTTGCTGAGCGATCGCCTTCAGGTAAACCTGAGTGGCCGGTTCCAGGGTTTCCAGCTTTCGAAGCCGGTGTTTGAGGGTGGGACCCCGCTGTACCAGGGCGCTACGTTCGGGGCGCCGCCGAATGCATACACGGGTGATGTCGCCATCAGCTACTTCGTGCCTTCCAGTTCGACGAAGCTGCGGGCGCATGCAGGCAACGGGTTCCGGTCGCCGACGCTCTATGAACGGTTGGGCTCCTCGTTCTATTTTGGTTCGTTCAGTGCGCTGGGCGATCCGCGGCTGCGGCCGGAGCGGACGGTTTCCGCCGACTTTGGCGTGGATCAGTATTTCGCCAACTCGCGGTACCGGGTGAGCGCTTCCTACTTCTACACGCGGCTGCAGGAGGTGATCGGGTACGCCGGGCTGGTGAACGACCCGTACGGCCGTTGGGGTGGGTATGTGAACATGGGCGGCGGGCTGGCGCGCGGCGTGGAACTGTCCGGCGAGGCACGGCCGTACCGGAGCCTGACGCTGTCGTCGTCCTACACGTACACGAATGCGGATGAGCGGAATAGCTCGCTGATTGGTGGGTCGTTGCGGGCGATCCGAGTGTTTCCTCAGATGTTCACGGCGGTGGCGACGCAGCAGGTAACGCGGCGGACGCTGGTGACCCTGAGCTTCCTGGGGGCGAGCGACTACATCTCCGGTTCGTTCTTTGTGGGCAGCGGGAACCGGCCCTATCAGTTCGACGGGCCGCGGAAGCTGGACCTGGCGGCGAGCTACACGCTGCCGCTGGGCGAGCGGACGTCGCTACGGTTTTTCACTCGCGTGGAGAATCTGACGAACCAGCGGTATTTCGAAGACGGGTTCCGGACGCCCGGGATTTGGGCCACGGGCGGATTGAAGCTGGCGTTTTGA